Below is a genomic region from Flammeovirgaceae bacterium SG7u.111.
TTTTTTAACATAAAACTGCCTCTGTCCTATTCTTGGACAGAGGCAGTTTTATGTTAAATAATTCTTCCTTCGGAATCATTTTCCCCGACCTTATTTAAACATGTTCTTAGGTCTATCCTTTATCGATAGCAACCTCTAAATTTTGCTTGAATAGCGAAATTACCAATTCTTTTATTAGCCAAGTATTACCATTCATTCCTGTCCAAGTGCCACTCATTAGGTCTTCCCGTTAGTGAATATTAGGGGTGATATATTCGCCGTTTTCCAACAAAGAATTTTATCACTATACCAAATCAGTTTAAATGAAGAACCCAATAAAATTACTCACGCTTATTACGACCTTATTGCTCCTCATTTTTCAATCTTGCAAAGATGATGAAGAGCCAGTGCCACAAAATGTAGCACCTGTTATGGTAGCGCAATCGTTTTCCGCTTCGGAAGGGGCTAGTTCTGGTGGCGTGTTGGGCACTGTTGTGGCGACCGACCCCGAAGGGAAGGCGCTTACGTTTAGTATCACTACAAACGATAATGGATTATTTGAGATCAGCACAGTAGGGGCTTTGAGTTTGGCCACAGGCAAAAACCTAGATTTTGAAACGGCAGCAAGCCATACCATCACGGTTGCTGTTTCTGATGGCGATCTGGAAACCGAAGCAGCCATGACGATCAACGTAACAGATATAGACGAAGCACCAAGTATTGCCGCACAAAGTTTCACGGTAAAAGAGGATGTTTCAGGCACGGATATACTTGGCTCTATAGTCGCCACGGATCCTAATGGCGATAACCTTACCTACACGATTGACAGCAAGGGAAGCTTGACGTTTGCACTTGCCAATGTCAATGATATTACCTTGGCAAGTGGTGTAACACTAGATTATGAAGCTACTAAAGCTTACATGTTCGATGTAACGGTAAGTGACGGAACATACTCTGCCACTGCTGCCATGACTGTTAACGTGGAAGATGTGAACGACGAACGTCCTGAATTTACGGTATTTGGTCCTTTCTCTGTGGCAGAAGATGTAAACCAAGCTACTATAATTGGTACTGTAGTGGCAACGGACGCTGATAGTGATGAGCTAACTTATAGTATAGGGACTGGAGGCGATTTATTCGAGGTGTCACCCAATGGAGGCGAAATTAGCCTAAGAGCCACAGCAAATTTAGATTATGAAACCAAAACCCAGCATTCTCTACAAATTACTGTTTTTGATGGCAAATTTAATGTAAGTGTAGCGGTAATTGTTAATGTGACCGATGTGGTTGAAAGTGCTGTAACAGTAAGCACGTTTGCAGGGTCTATTACAGGTTCTCCCGGTGCAACAGATGCTATTGGTCTAGCGGCAAAATTTAGGAATTTGGGTGGTGTAGCCCATTTTAATGGAGCCTATTATATTGCAGATACAGGCAACCACCTCATCAGAAAAATGAGTGCCTCTGGTGAAATAACTACATTTGCAGGCTCATCTCAAGGTTATTTGGATGGTATGGGCACTGCCGCAAAATTTAATAGCCCTTCGGGTATAGCTATTGATGGAACAGGCAACTTATATGTTACGGATTCAGATAACCACAGAATACGCAAAATAACGCAAAATGGCGAAGTAACTACCTTTGCTGGATCTGGCAATGCTGATTTTGAAGATGGTACCGGCACAAAAGCTTCCTTCAATTCTCCAAAGGGCATATGCTTTGATCTTAATAATAATTTATACATAGCTGATTATCAAAATAATATGATAAGAATGGTAACGTCATCTGGTGAGGTGAGCCGGTATGCGGGCACTACCTCTGGTGGCTACGCCAATGGGGACAGGCTTTTAGAAGCAAACCTTAATCATCCCTATGACATTATTTACAATAGATTTGATAAAGCTTTTTATTTTAGTGATGCCGACAATCATGTGATTAGAACTATTGACAATAATACGGTTAGAATTTATGCAGGCACTCCTAATCAGGCTGGCTATGCAGAAGGGCCTACCAGTACCGGCATGTTTGACCAACCCCGACATCTTGCAATGTATGGACAAGAACTCTTGGTGGTAGATTATAATAATCACGCTGTGCGTAAAGTAGCCGAAATAAATATCTCTTCACCTGGCAGTGGTTTTGGCTTAATAAGAAATGAGATAATTAATCTCGCTGGTGGAAATGGAGAAGGCTTAAGTGATGGTGATGCAACTACAGCAAAATTTTACTATCCATCAGGTATTTGTTTCGACAATGTAGCCGACGGTATCTTTATTACTGAGGAACTTGGCAATCGAATACGGAAAATCATTATCAATTAAATGTCAAACAGCCTGGCATGGGCGATTCATCATGCTAATAAGTTGCTTTGCTGTGTATACAGATAGTAAAGAAAGCACTCCTACACTAGTATTATTTGCTAGATATTAAAATAAGTAGGAGCCTTAAAATCATTCAAAATTTTTACTTGAACTTAAAAAAATCCCACTGCTATTCTGGCAGTGGGGATAAAACCTCTGTGCGAAGTAATAGCACTTTGGGTCTAAAGATTTTATCAATATCCAAATTTTCAAACTATGAAAAAAACAATCATATTATTCGTGTTGCTACTCGCTGCCAGCTTTTCAGTCTCTGCGCAAATAGGCATGTACGAAGCATTAGAAGCTCACGGAGAAGGAGCTAAATATCAAGAGTATTGGAGTGTTGGCAAATCAGAAGAAACTGGGAAGTACCATATCGATGGAAAGCGTTATGTGCTCACTGCCGAAATTAAAAGACTTCCATCAGGAGTACCAGTAGGCTTTTCGCTCATCAAAGTTGAAGATGGAAAAAGTTGGAGAGGAGCCGATGTAATGACTGATTACGAAAGAGCTATTGGCTATCCTCACATCGTGACCAGGCATAAATATAACAAAGATGGCTACGCAGTGGTGGGAGACTACATTTTCTCGCTCGATGGAATTTCCGAAGATGGGCTTTCTTTTGATAGAATTGATGCCATTTACATCAAAATTGGCGGTGAAGAAAAAGCAGAAGAAGAGCCTAAAGAGAAAAAGAAAATGTCTCTCAAAGAAAAAATGAAGGCTGCCAAAGAGAAAGTTAAAGCAGCTGCAATGGTTTCTTACGGACCAGAACATCAAAAAGCCTGCGATACTGATTTGGGTAAATTGGTTTCCGATTATTTGAAAGAAATGAA
It encodes:
- a CDS encoding cadherin domain-containing protein yields the protein MKNPIKLLTLITTLLLLIFQSCKDDEEPVPQNVAPVMVAQSFSASEGASSGGVLGTVVATDPEGKALTFSITTNDNGLFEISTVGALSLATGKNLDFETAASHTITVAVSDGDLETEAAMTINVTDIDEAPSIAAQSFTVKEDVSGTDILGSIVATDPNGDNLTYTIDSKGSLTFALANVNDITLASGVTLDYEATKAYMFDVTVSDGTYSATAAMTVNVEDVNDERPEFTVFGPFSVAEDVNQATIIGTVVATDADSDELTYSIGTGGDLFEVSPNGGEISLRATANLDYETKTQHSLQITVFDGKFNVSVAVIVNVTDVVESAVTVSTFAGSITGSPGATDAIGLAAKFRNLGGVAHFNGAYYIADTGNHLIRKMSASGEITTFAGSSQGYLDGMGTAAKFNSPSGIAIDGTGNLYVTDSDNHRIRKITQNGEVTTFAGSGNADFEDGTGTKASFNSPKGICFDLNNNLYIADYQNNMIRMVTSSGEVSRYAGTTSGGYANGDRLLEANLNHPYDIIYNRFDKAFYFSDADNHVIRTIDNNTVRIYAGTPNQAGYAEGPTSTGMFDQPRHLAMYGQELLVVDYNNHAVRKVAEINISSPGSGFGLIRNEIINLAGGNGEGLSDGDATTAKFYYPSGICFDNVADGIFITEELGNRIRKIIIN